A single window of Botrytis cinerea B05.10 chromosome 15, complete sequence DNA harbors:
- the Bcvel1 gene encoding Bcvel1, translated as MAASIGPKSIPETITRQTKGGRKLKYTLTVIQQPERARACGSGAKSSADRRPVDPPPVVQLRIYDETDPRQEKEITFHYNANFFLFATLEVARNIAQGRVQTSAPQAPVLTGMPVSGMAYLDRPNEAGYFIFPDLSVRHEGQYKLSFNLYEETKEEKDTDIEPSNDSSMRQMSSAAAAAESSFDWRMELKSDQFTVYSAKKFPGLSESTDLSRTVAEQGCRVRIRRDVRMRRRDTKPGGDFGEKEDEYQQGRATSPPFDYNIQAARQRALSASVHEDPQQRRGSGEISPYHSPVVNTPFRTPSISPSTPNAPLPPGNQLGWIPNGPGYAAAPSIQPPHPPPPPPSSYPQSMPATHHNQGPSTQFRQQPPQGPPPAPIGYDERRSSYSQFRPPTNPSQQQSYESDYRRMSFGYQIPASSQGPQPIAPAVQNPAYNQQSMEPTYSRNPPAYSTSFQDSVALAPLRAAEQPLAMSPLASVTSISRGTQNSAPMPSHNYNKLERSGSYSQYAPIEAEAPKSTNKRSFNDVFSTPTESLSNGRRPSAIGIDIEENTRKQEQMIYRRANGNIQNKPAPGLN; from the exons ATGGCTGCGTCCATAGGTCCCAAAAGCATTCCTGAAACGATTACGAGGCAGACCAAAGGAGGGAGGAAGCTAAAATACACGTTGACTGTGATTCAACAACCTGAGCGTGCGAGAGCTTGTGGCTCGGGAGCAAAAT CATCTGCCGATCGACGTCCAGTCGACCCTCCTCCCGTCGTTCAACTTCGCATTTACGATGAAACCGATCCACGACAAGAGAAGGAGATAACATTCCACTACAATGcaaacttcttcctcttcgcaACTTTGGAGGTAGCTCGGAATATTGCTCAAGGCCGTGTACAAACTTCGGCTCCTCAAGCACCCGTCTTGACGGGCATGCCAGTGTCTGGAATGGCCTACTTGGACAGACCTAATGAAGCTggatatttcattttccctGATTTATCTGTTAGACACGAGGGCCAATACAAGTTGAGCTTCAATCTCTACGAGGAAacaaaagaggagaaggataCTGACATCGAACCCTCGAACGATTCAAGCATGCGACAGATGTCGAGCGCTGCGGCCGCTGCCGAATCGTCTTTTGATTGGCGCATGGAGCTCAAATCTGATCAGTTCACTGTATACAGCGCAAAGAAATTCCCCGGTCTCTCCGAGAGCACTGATTTGAGCAGAACTGTTGCGGAACAAGGTTGCCGTGTTCGTATTAGACGTGACgtgaggatgagaagaagagatacAAAGCCTGGAGGCGACTTTGGTGAAAAAGAGGATGAATATCAACAGGGAAGAGCTACATCTCCACCATTTGATTACAATATCCAAGCTGCGAGGCAAAGAGCTCTGAGTGCAAGCGTTCATGAGGATCCACAACAGAGGCGTGGATCAGGAGAAATTTCACCGTACCATTCGCCTGTTGTAAACACCCCATTTCGTACgccttcaatttctccatcGACACCCAACGCCCCTCTGCCGCCTGGCAACCAGCTTGGTTGGATACCGAATGGACCTGGCTACGCCGCTGCTCCCAGTATCCAACCTCCAcacccacctccacctccaccctCATCCTATCCACAGTCAATGCCAGCTACTCATCATAATCAAGGCCCATCGACACAATTTCGTCAGCAACCTCCCCAAGGTCCACCTCCTGCACCTATTGGATATGATGAGAGGCGATCTTCTTACAGCCAATTTCGTCCTCCCACAAACCCCTCTCAACAACAATCGTATGAATCAGACTACCGAAGAATGTCCTTTGGATATCAAATCCCTGCTTCATCCCAAGGCCCTCAACCGATCGCTCCTGCTGTTCAGAATCCAGCTTataatcaacaatcaatgGAACCTACTTATAGCCGCAATCCTCCTGCGTACTCAACTAGCTTCCAGGATTCTGTCGCTCTCGCACCACTGAGAGCTGCTGAGCAGCCTTTAGCCATGTCTCCTCTTGCTTCAGTAACGTCCATTTCACGTGGGACGCAAAACTCGGCGCCAATGCCAAGCCACAACTATAACAAGTTGGAGAGATCTGGGTCTTACAGCCAATATGCTCCTATCGAGGCGGAGGCACCAAAATCAACTAATAAGAGAAGCTTCAATGATGTTTTCAGCACTCCTACTGAATCGTTGTCCAATGGTAGACGACCAAGTGCTATTGGCATAGATATCGAAGAAAATACCAGAAAACAAGAACAGATGATCTATAGACGAGCTAATGGCAACATTCAGAATAAACCCGCCCCCGGTCTTAACTAA